A region of Curvibacter sp. AEP1-3 DNA encodes the following proteins:
- the epsL gene encoding XrtB/PEP-CTERM-associated polysaccharide biosynthesis outer membrane protein EpsL, which yields MRTPTTLFTLALSTLAASMAQAQQDPLTLSAGYTVQSDSNLFRLPSNADVLARTGQSSGAETIGVTTIGLGFNTRQSLQTLSVNLNLVDYQYQKFNYLSFTANNYNVNWQWAITPRVTGTLSTDRKETLNSFADFTGYRQRNQRMDTTTRFDATYELDGPWRLIAGTSTTRQENQLAQVTGSDYTTNAVDAGVRYQFGSGSALSYQMRVGKGSYLNRVVPNTNALDDQYTQMDNDLRLRWDLGGGTAANANLTHINRTHPRYGQRDYNGFNSGAGLDWAISGKTSVSLAFSHVLEAYAATDSNYSSTDRISIGPVWQISPKVGLRLRHEWAQRNYLGSPTSSVNSNRQDITRDTTLSVNWQAHEKLALSASLQNASRGVNQAGLDYDSTMLLLTAQLTY from the coding sequence ATGCGCACTCCCACCACACTATTCACGTTGGCGCTGAGCACCCTTGCCGCTTCCATGGCACAAGCTCAGCAAGACCCTCTGACATTGAGCGCAGGCTACACAGTGCAGAGCGACAGCAACCTGTTCCGACTGCCGTCCAACGCCGACGTTCTTGCAAGGACCGGCCAGAGCAGCGGCGCTGAGACTATCGGAGTGACGACGATCGGGCTGGGGTTCAACACACGGCAGAGCTTGCAAACCCTCTCCGTCAATCTGAATCTTGTGGACTACCAGTACCAAAAGTTCAATTACCTCAGCTTCACTGCCAACAACTACAACGTCAACTGGCAATGGGCCATCACGCCACGGGTAACGGGCACACTGAGCACTGACCGCAAAGAAACACTAAACAGCTTTGCGGACTTCACTGGCTATCGCCAACGCAACCAACGGATGGATACCACCACCCGCTTTGATGCGACCTACGAGCTCGATGGGCCTTGGCGCTTGATCGCCGGCACCAGCACCACCCGCCAGGAAAACCAGTTGGCACAGGTGACGGGTAGTGACTACACCACCAACGCCGTCGATGCAGGCGTTCGCTATCAGTTCGGCTCCGGGAGTGCCCTGAGCTACCAGATGCGGGTTGGCAAAGGCAGCTACCTCAACCGTGTGGTGCCAAACACCAATGCGCTGGACGACCAATACACTCAAATGGACAATGACCTGCGCCTGCGCTGGGATCTTGGTGGAGGCACCGCAGCCAACGCCAACCTAACCCACATCAACCGCACCCATCCCCGATACGGGCAGCGCGACTACAACGGCTTCAATTCCGGCGCCGGATTGGATTGGGCCATAAGCGGCAAAACCAGCGTCAGTTTGGCATTCAGCCATGTGCTTGAGGCCTATGCCGCCACCGACAGCAACTACAGTAGTACTGATCGAATCAGCATCGGTCCAGTCTGGCAAATCAGCCCCAAAGTCGGACTGCGGCTCAGGCATGAATGGGCTCAGCGCAATTACTTGGGTAGCCCTACCAGCAGCGTCAACAGCAACCGCCAAGACATCACCCGAGACACCACACTCTCGGTGAACTGGCAAGCGCACGAAAAACTCGCTCTCAGCGCATCACTACAAAACGCAAGTCGCGGCGTCAACCAAGCCGGGCTCGACTATGACAGCACCATGCTGCTTCTCACCGCACAACTCACTTATTAA
- a CDS encoding undecaprenyl-phosphate glucose phosphotransferase codes for MSKAHITFSAAEFNGGHEHASLGRDNLLGILESCICPAALVGSLWVLAFLYEGDIPPAYLLLAVLTFALTFPGEPRLQASKAGSLLDIGFNWVWIAGLLGLTGYATGYIRQFDHQALFTWLWVAPATEAALTLGLRLAAPAIISLQGPRQRALIVGMNEQGLALATKLKSSPYSRIELAGFVDSRSTERLSAGDTYPLLGKLDQLAAIAKNDRIQVIYLSLPMASQPRILQILDELKDTTASIYFVPDMFVTDLIQGHPSAVCGMPVISVCETPFRGANGMVKRLSDIVFSIGILTLIAPILLGIALAVKFTSPGPVIFKQRRYGLDGEEILVYKFRSMSVTEDGGVVTQAKKNDSRITPLGAFLRKTSLDELPQFINVLQGRMSIVGPRPHAVAHNELYRKLIKGYMVRHKVKPGITGWAQVNGYRGETDTLDKMQGRIDYDLDYLRNWSLRLDIHIILRTVRLVAKDQQAY; via the coding sequence ATGTCTAAGGCCCACATCACCTTCTCCGCCGCTGAGTTCAACGGTGGCCATGAGCATGCCTCATTGGGGCGCGACAACCTTCTGGGCATCCTGGAGTCTTGCATCTGCCCAGCCGCACTTGTTGGCTCGCTCTGGGTACTGGCTTTCTTGTACGAAGGGGACATCCCCCCCGCATACCTGCTTCTGGCCGTGCTCACCTTTGCCCTCACCTTCCCGGGCGAGCCCCGCTTGCAAGCCTCCAAAGCCGGCAGCCTGTTAGACATCGGCTTCAATTGGGTGTGGATTGCTGGGCTCTTGGGTCTTACAGGGTACGCTACCGGATACATCCGCCAGTTCGATCACCAAGCGCTTTTCACTTGGCTTTGGGTTGCACCAGCCACTGAAGCGGCCCTGACCCTGGGCCTGCGCTTGGCTGCACCCGCCATCATCAGCTTGCAAGGTCCCCGGCAACGCGCCCTGATCGTCGGCATGAACGAGCAAGGTCTGGCACTCGCCACCAAACTCAAAAGCTCTCCCTACTCAAGGATCGAGCTCGCAGGTTTTGTAGACAGTCGCAGCACCGAGCGTTTGAGTGCGGGGGACACCTACCCTCTGCTGGGCAAGCTCGACCAGCTAGCAGCTATCGCCAAGAATGACCGCATCCAAGTGATCTACCTGTCTCTGCCGATGGCGTCCCAACCCCGAATTCTGCAGATCCTCGACGAGCTCAAAGACACAACAGCTTCCATATATTTTGTGCCCGACATGTTCGTAACAGACCTGATCCAAGGCCACCCCAGCGCGGTATGCGGCATGCCAGTGATTTCGGTCTGCGAGACGCCTTTCCGCGGTGCCAATGGCATGGTCAAGCGCTTGAGCGATATTGTTTTTTCCATTGGCATCCTTACGCTCATTGCTCCGATTCTGCTGGGCATTGCCTTGGCTGTGAAGTTCACATCCCCTGGCCCCGTCATCTTTAAGCAGCGCCGCTACGGGCTCGATGGTGAAGAAATTCTGGTCTATAAGTTCCGCTCCATGAGCGTCACCGAAGACGGCGGAGTGGTTACCCAGGCCAAAAAGAACGACAGCCGCATCACGCCGCTTGGTGCCTTTTTGCGCAAAACCTCGTTAGACGAACTTCCACAGTTCATCAACGTGCTGCAGGGGCGGATGAGTATCGTCGGCCCTCGCCCACACGCCGTCGCTCACAACGAGCTTTATCGCAAACTCATTAAGGGATACATGGTTCGCCACAAGGTCAAACCCGGCATTACCGGATGGGCGCAGGTCAATGGCTATCGCGGTGAAACCGACACCCTAGACAAAATGCAGGGCCGTATCGACTACGACCTGGACTACCTTCGCAATTGGTCCTTGCGCTTGGACATTCACATCATCCTGCGCACTGTGCGCTTGGTGGCCAAAGATCAACAGGCTTACTGA
- the epsA gene encoding XrtB/PEP-CTERM-associated transcriptional regulator EpsA: MSFLPSLTTEDLHHYHRVVTHSVEVRSHFDMLIWLQGDMQKYLPHEILIAAWGDFSTGAVQHDIISAMSGVRSHASHTEPLTPLLTRLFARWSEFGKKPFSLNAGQSGFSMDDAGLKSALGGALLKMRSATVHGITDERGSHDCLYVVFSTREHFTEKERSAMAMVLPYIDTALRQVEHLPHQATVQANAPITYTNGHLPTEADVLTEREAEILKWVALGKTNPEIGSILEISAFTVKNHMQRVFKKLDVSNRAQAVGKFRAWVNHV; this comes from the coding sequence ATGTCTTTTCTGCCCTCGCTCACTACCGAGGATCTCCATCACTACCACCGTGTGGTCACCCACTCGGTAGAGGTGCGCAGCCATTTCGACATGCTGATCTGGCTGCAAGGCGACATGCAAAAGTACCTCCCCCACGAGATCCTGATCGCGGCCTGGGGTGACTTTTCGACCGGTGCGGTACAGCACGACATCATTTCCGCCATGTCCGGAGTGCGTTCCCATGCCTCGCACACTGAGCCACTTACTCCCCTGTTGACTCGCCTATTCGCCCGGTGGTCAGAGTTTGGGAAAAAACCTTTCAGCCTGAACGCCGGCCAATCCGGCTTCTCCATGGATGACGCTGGCCTGAAAAGTGCACTAGGCGGCGCGCTCCTCAAAATGCGCTCTGCTACGGTGCATGGCATCACCGATGAGCGAGGCAGCCACGACTGCCTGTACGTTGTTTTCAGCACCCGGGAACATTTCACCGAAAAAGAACGTAGCGCCATGGCGATGGTCCTGCCCTATATCGACACTGCCTTGCGCCAGGTAGAGCACCTGCCGCATCAGGCAACCGTGCAAGCTAACGCGCCCATTACTTACACCAACGGCCACTTGCCCACAGAGGCAGACGTCCTCACCGAACGGGAGGCCGAAATCCTGAAATGGGTGGCCCTGGGCAAAACCAACCCCGAAATCGGCAGCATTCTGGAAATCAGTGCTTTCACCGTCAAAAACCACATGCAGCGTGTCTTCAAGAAACTGGATGTCTCCAACCGCGCCCAAGCCGTTGGCAAGTTCCGCGCCTGGGTTAACCATGTCTAA